CGGCTGCGCCTCGGAAAAGGGCATGCCGCCATAGAGCCCGACGCCGGGCCGGGTCACCTCGAAATGATAATCCGGCCCGAGCAGGATGCCGCCGGTCGCCGAGAGCGAGCGCGGCGCCTCGATGCCGTCGGTCATCTCGCGGAAACTGCGGAGCTGGAAGGCGTTCATGCCGTGATCGGGCGTGTCGGCGCAGGCCAGGTGCGACATCACCAGAACCGGCGATTGCGCCAGCGCGATATCGCGCAGGGCCGACCATTCGGCGGGCTCCATGCCCAGCCGGTTCATGCCGCTGTCGAGCTGGATGCCGAAGGGGTGGCCGGGCAGCGCCTCCACATGGCGCAGCATCTGGTCGATGGAATTGACCATCGGCACCAGCTTGTGATCGCGGATGATCTCGGCATCGCCCTGCATATGGCCCGAGAAGACGCAGATCTCCGGCCCGGGGCCGAGCGCGCGGCGCACCGCGACGCCTTCCTCGGCGACGGCGACGAAGAAGCGCCGTGCGCCTTCCTCGGCCAGGGCCGGGGCGACGCGCTCGACGCCGAGCCCGTAGGCATTGGCCTTGACGACCGCGCCGGCCTCGCCGGTGGTGAGATTGGCGAGTGCGCGCCAGTTGGCGCGGATCGCTGCGAGGTCGATGCTGAGCTGTGCCTGTGCCATGCCCTGCTTGAAAGCCAAGCCCGGCGGAGGGTCAAGAGGGAAAGACGCCGTTGCCATCTTGCCGCGCCCGCCGCGCCATGCTGGAATGCATGAGAACGGGGGAACGGCGTGGACGATATCGACATTCGGTTCTTTCTGGCCTTCCTCGCGCCGACGCTGGGTTTTGCCATCTGGTTCGTCAAGCGTGTGATGGACGAGCGCGCCGCGGAAGGCGAGCGCGAGACCGCGCGGGACAATCTGGTGCGGGCGCTCTTCGCCGAGATCGACTTCAACACGCGCGATATGGAGGTGTTTCTCGAATATTCGCCGTCGCGCGCCTATCTGGAAAAGCGCTTTGCGCAATATCCCGATCTTATTCCGCATATCACCGATGCGCGTCACACCGAGATCTACCGCAACCGGATTCGCGAGGTGCACGGCATCACCGACGGTGCCCTGCATCTGACGGTGAATTTCTACGGTCTGCTGGAAAAGATCCGCGTGCAGGTGGAAGGGGTGCAGAAGCCCAGCTTTGCAACTCTGGCGCCGGATGCGCGTGTCCGGGCGGTCGATGTGATCGTGCGCACGGCGTGGGAGGCCAAGCTCTGCGGGATCAAGCTGCTCGACGATCTCGACAGGGATCACAGAGCGCTGAAGCTGAAACGCTTCGAGGGGATCGGCACGGTTCCGGGAGAGGAGCTGTCACTGCGGATGACGGCGCTCGAAGAGGCCATCAGGGCAGCGAAGGCCCGGCATGACATCCGGCCCGGCGAAGCGGGCTGACGATGCTCAGACGATGATCGGATCGGGACCGGTCATGATGTTCCTCAACAGGATGTCTTTGTGACGTGAAGATAGCGACGCTCCGGCCTGAAATCAAGCATGCGGGCCGGAGCGTGGGGAAGCCCGGCTCAGAACGCTTCGCCGTCCTGCTGCCAGGGTTTGACGAGGTTGCCGAAGCGGGTGAACTGGCTTTCGAAGGCCAGCTCCACCGTGCCGATGGGGCCGTGACGCTGCTTGCCGATGATCACCTCGGCCTTGCCGTGCAGGCGCGACATTTTCTCCTGCCAGGCGGCCATCTCGTCGAGCCGGTCGTCGGAGGGTTTCTCGCGCTCGACATAGTATTCCTCGCGGAACACGAACATCACCACGTCGGCATCCTGCTCGATCGAGCCCGATTCGCGCAGGTCCGAGAGCTGCGGGCGCTTGTCGTCGCGGCTTTCGACCTGACGCGAGAGCTGCGACAGCGCGATCACGGGGATGTTGAGCTCCTTGGCGATGGCCTTGAGACCCATGGAGATCTCGGCGATCTCCTGCACCCGGTTGTCGGCGGTGCCGCGCAGCAGCTGGAGATAGTCGACGATGATCAGGTCGAGCCCGTGGGTCCGCTTCAGCCGCCGGGCGCGGGCGGCGACCTGCGAGATCGGCAGCGCCGGCGTGTCGTCGATATAGAGCGGGCACGCCTCCAGCTCCTTGGCGGCGTCGACGAAGCGGCGGAATTCCTTTTCGTCCATGTCGCCCTGACGGATCTTGTGGCTGGAGATCTCGGAGGCTTCGGCGAGGATCCGGCTGGCGAGCTGCTCGGCGCTCATTTCGAGCGAGAAGAACCCCACGACGCCGCCGTCGATGGCGCCCTCGCTGCCGTCGTGTTTCTGGCCGCGCTTATAGGCCTTGGCGATGTTGAAGGCGATGTTGGTGGCCAGCGAGGTCTTGCCCATCGACGGGCGCCCGGCGAGGATCAGAAGGTCGGAAGGGTGCAGCCCGCCGAGCTTCTTGTCCATGTCGACGAGGCCGGTGGAGATGCCGGCCAGTCCGCCATCGCGCTGATAAGCGGCGTTGGCGACGTTGACCGCATCGGTGACGGCGCGCAGGAAGCTCTGGAAGCCGCCTTCGGTCTGGCCCTGCTCGGCAAGCTTGTAGAGCGCCTGTTCGGCCTCGACGATCTGCTCGCGCGGCTCGGATTTCACATCGACCTTGGAGGCTTTCGACGAGATGTCGCGCCCCAGCGCGATCAGGTCGCGGCGCACCGCGAGATCGTAGATCATCTGCGCATAGTCGCGCACCGCAAAGCTGGAGACGGCCGCCCCCGCGAGGCGCGCCAGATAGGCCGGCCCGCCCAGCTCCTTCAGCCCGTCATCGTCCTCCATGAAGGCCTTGAGGGTGACCGGCGAGGCGAGGTTGTTCTTGGCGATGCGCGCCGCCGCGATCTCGAAGATGCGGGCATGTACCGGCTCGTAGAAATGATGCGGGCTGAGAATCGCCGCCACGCGGTCGTAGATGTCGTTATTGGTGAGGATCGCGCCCAGGAGCTGCTGCTCGGCCTCGATCGAATGCGGCATGGTCTCGGCCTGCTCGACCTCGACGCCGGCCGGATTGAAGACGCTGTGATCGTTCATTGCTCTGCCCCGTTTTCCCGTCTGTCGCGCGGTTTGTGCGTCATAGCCAATGCGCGTGCCGGAACCAATCGGGATATCTCTGTGGAGAACCGCCGGGAAAACCCGGTGGAGAGTCCGGCGAGGCGCATTTACCCCGCCGATATCGTAGCAGATCGCAGCTTTGCCGCAACATATGGTTGCGAAAGTGCGATTCGTGCGGGCTTATCCCCGGGCGGTTGCTGCGCGCTTACGCGCCGTTTTCCGCCTGCCACTTGCGCGGGTCGGCAAGAAACGCCTCGACCGCGTTCAGCGTCTCGGCATCGAAGCCGCCGCGCGCCTTGGCCTCGGCCAGAACGTCGTGCCAGGTGCAGAGGTAATGCAGATCGACGCCGTGATCGCCGAGCGTCTTGGTGGTCTCGGGGAAGATGCCGTAATAGAAGATCACCGCCGTATGGGCGCAGGTGGCGCCGGTCTCGCGGATGGCATCGACAAAGCTCAGTTTCGAGCCACCATCGGTGGTCAGATCCTCCACCAGCAGCACCCGCTGGCCCTCGGTCATCACGCCCTCGATGCGGGCATTGCGCCCGTAGCCCTTGGGTTTCTTGCGCACATAGGTCATCGGCAGCGCCATGCGCTCGGCGACCATGGCGGCAAAAGGGATTCCGGCCGTCTCGCCGCCGGCGATATTGTCGAAGGCCTCGAAGCCGGCGTTGCGCATCACCGTGACGGTGAGGAAATCCATCAGCGTCGAGCGCACGCGCGGGAAGGAGTTGGGCTTGCGGCAGTCGATATAGACCGGCGAGGGCAGGCCGGAGGCGAGCTTGAACGGCGTGCCGTTCTCCATGAAATGCACCGCCCCGATCTCCCACAGCATCCGCGCGGTCAGCCGGGCCATTTCTTCGGGCGAGGGGTAGGACGAGGGGATCATGGGGCGCACTCCTTGCAGATATGCGCCCGCTCTAGCCGGATTTCGCGCCTGCTTGAAGCCCCGGGATGTGTGTCGGCGCGAAATGTGCCGGCCCCGGCACGGCCCGATCTATGCCCGGTGCGGAAACGAGCCCGAAGGGCGCCGCACCATCGCCGGCCCGCCCGACCGGGCTGGCGATTTGGCTGTGCCTGCTGTGTCGTTGAGAGGTGCTTCGGACTTGGCCGGGATAAATCGAGAGGATCGACCCCTCGGATCGCCACCCAGCGGGCCGACGATGGTGCGGCTTTTGCCGATCCGTTCAGGATACGCGCAGAGCATTCGGTTGGGCATCGGTTGCCCGATGCCCCGCACGGTTATCTGGCGCCGTCGCGCTGTTTGCCTCGATATTGTGCCGCAGCGGCGGTCATTCCACGCGCCAGTGCAGCGGGAATCCCGGATCAAAGACCGTGACCGGGCCCTCGCCTGTCTCGATCTTCGGCGGATATTGCACCGGCGCGCCTTTGGTCAGGGTCAGCGTGTCCTCATTGGCGGGCAGCCGGTAGAAGCGCGGCCCGTTCAGCGAGGCGAAGCCCTCCAGCCTGTCCAGCGCGCCGGCCTGTTCGAAGACCTCGGCGAGGATCGACAGGGTGTTGGTGGCGGTGAAGCAGCCGGCGCAGCCGCAGGCGCTTTCCTTGTTGGGATCGGTATGCGGCGCGCTGTCGGTGCCGAGGAAGAAACAGGCCTCGCCACCGGTGGCGGCAGCCAGCAGCGCCTGGCGATGGATCTCGCGCTTGGCCACGGGCAGGCAGTAGTAATGCGGCTTGATACCGCCGACGAGGATGTGGTTGCGGTTGATCACCAGGTGATGCGTGGTGATCGTGGCGCCGAGATCGGCGCCGCCCGCGCGGGCGTAATCGGCACCGTCCTTGGTGGTGATATGCTCCATCACCACCCGCAGCCCCGGCGTGCTGCGGCGGATCGGGTCGAGCACCCGGTCGATGAACACCGCCTCGCGGTCGAAGATATCCACCTCCGGATCGACCACCTCGCCATGCACGCAAAGCGGAATGCCGCGATCGGCCATGGTCTCCAGCACCGGGCGCACCTTGTCGAAATCGCGCACGCCGGAGGCGGAGTTGGTGGTGGCGCCCGCCGGGTAGAGCTTCAGCGCGGTGATGAGCCCGTCCTCATGCGCCTTGGCCACATCCGCCGGATCGGTGGTTTCGGTCAGATAGAGCGTCATCAGCGGGGTGAAGCCGCTGCCCTCGGGCAGGGCCGCAAGGATGCGCTCGCGATAGGCGGCGGCCTGATCGCCGGTCACCACCGGCGGTACCAGATTGGGCATGATGATCGCCCGGCAGAAATGGCGGGCGGTTTCGGGGGCCATGGCCCGCAGCATCTCGCCATCGCGCAGATGCAGGTGCCAGTCGTCGGGGCGGCGAAGCGTGATCTGGGTCATGGCCGAGCCGATAGCACGCGGCGCGGCGCCGGGCCAGAGGCAACGGGCGGCACATTATGCCGAAACGGCGCGCCTCGCCGCGATGCCTCAAGGTGAGTATTTATCGGAAAGATGAAGCACAGGCCGCGCTTTCATCTTTCCGCAAATACTCCCGCCGGAGGCGTCCTGTCCGATTCACTCGGCGCTGCGGGTCGCGGTCAGCTCGACGATCACCTCGACCTCATGGCTGAGCTGCCCGGCATCGGCCATGTTCTCGCCGATGCCGTAATTCATCCGGTCGAGCGTGGTGCGCCCGCTCATCTCTGCCGTATCGCCGTCGAGCGTCAGCGAGAAGGGCAGCGAGACGGGGACTTCGGCGCCTTTCAGGGTCAGCGTGCCTTCGGCGACATAGCCATCGGCGGCGTTCATCAGATCCGCCTGGAAAGTGGCGGTCGGGTGGGTCTCGGCGGCAAAGAAATCCGGCCCCAGCGCCTGCGATGTGACAGAGCCCAGCGTCAGCGACGGGATCGAGATCGTCACCGTGACCTCGCCGGTCTTGCCCGGCGCGGCCTGCGGCTCGAAGGCGATGGCGGCGGTCCAGTCGGCAAAGCTGCCGGTGACCTCGGAGCCCATCTGCACGAGGCTGATCGACAGCGTGCCTTCCTGCACCTGCCAGTCGCTCGCCGCTTGTTCCAGCGCCGGGCTCTCCGCGCGCTCGTCCTGCGCGAAATAGCCCGCCGCCGCGCCGCCGCCCAGCACGCCGGCCCAGACCAGCAGGGCCAGCGCCAGCGGCAGGGCAAAGCCGTGGCCATGGCCCTCGCCGCCGGCAGGGGTGCCGCGCGCCATGCGTGCCAGCGTCGCGTCGCGGTCGATCAGCGTGTGTTTCAACGCGCCCACGATATGCAGGACCAGCGCGCCCACCAGCGCCCATTGCGACAGGAAATGCACCGTGGCGGCGGTCTCGGCCAGCTGCGGCGAGGTCGGCACGAAGGGCAGGTTCTGCCCGAGGGGCCAGAGGATCGGCGCAAACCCGTCGGTCGCCGCGTGCTCGACCCAGCCCGAAAGCGGCACCAGCACCAGTGCCGCGTAAAGCACCCAGTGGATCGCCTCGGCGAGCAGCGTCTCGCCCTTGCGATGCGGATGCAGCGGCACCGGCTTCGGCTGCACCAGCGCCCAGAGGATGCGCCCCAGCGCCAGCAGGAACAGCGCCACGCCCAGCGTCTTGTGGACCGAGAACAGCGTGGTCTTGAGCGCGATCTGATCCGCGTCCTGCATCGGCGCCAGATGCGCGATCCAGCCCAGCGGGATCATCAGCAGAATGCCGAGCGCGATCAGCCAGTGAAAGGCGCGCGCGACCGGGCCGTAGGTGGTGGGCGAATTGGCGAGGGGCATCTTGCGGCTCCTGAGGGTTGTGCTCCAGCTTCGTCCCTACCTAGCGGTGCTGCGCTGCGGCGCAATTGCGAAGCTGCGCACATTCAGCGTGCATGAGCGTTGCGAAAGCGTTGAGAGACCGCTATGGGAGGCGCCCAAACCGCCGTGTTACCGCAGAAACCGCATCCGATGGGAGGAGCCGTCCATGTCCCGAGCATTCATTTTCCCCGGCCAGGGCGCCCAGGCGATCGGCATGGGCCGGGCGCTGGCCGAGGCCTACCCGGCGGCGCAGGCCGTGTTCGACGAGGTCGACGCGGCGCTTGGAGAAAAGCTCTCGGCGCTGATCTGGGAGGGCGATGCCGAGACGCTGACGCTGACCGAGAACGCGCAGCCGGCGCTGATGGCGACCTCGATGGCGGCGCTGCGGGCGCTGGAGGTCGAGGGCATCCAGGTGGGCAGCGCAAGCTTTGTCGCCGGCCATTCGCTCGGCGAGTATTCCGCGCTGACCGCCGCCGGCGCGCTGAGCATCGCCGATGCGGCGCGGCTGCTGCGCACGCGCGGCCTTGCCATGCAACAGGCGGTGCCGGTGGGCGAGGGCGCCATGGCGGCGCTGCTGGGGCTCGATCTCGCCGCCGCGCGCGAGGTGGCCGAGGCCGCCGCCGCACCGGGCGAGGTCTGTGCCGCCGCCAATGACAACGATCCGGGCCAGGTGGTGATTTCGGGCAGCAAGGCCGCCGTCGAGCGCGCCGTGGAACTGGCCAAGGAGAAGGGCGCCAAGCGCGCGCTGATGCTGCCGGTGAGCGCGCCCTTCCATTGCGCGCTGATGGCGCCCGCCGCCGAGGTCATGGCCGAGGCGCTGGCGGGGGTCGAGATCAAAGCCCCCTCGGTGCCGCTGGTGGCCAATGTGCGCGCCGCCGCGGTGACCGATCCGGCAGAGATCCGCGCGCTGCTGGTCGAGCAGGTCACGGGCTCTGTCCGCTGGCGTGAATCGGTGGAATACATGGTGGCGCAGGGCGTCACCGAGTTCTGGGAAATCGGCGCCGGCAAGGCGCTCTCGGGCATGGTCCGGCGCATCCACCGCGCCGCCGCCGTGCAGGCGGTGGGCACGCCCGAGGACGTGGCCAAGGTGCTCGAGGCCGCATCGGCCTGAGCGGCACGGGAAACGAGGCAGGGAGTTATACGGACATGTTCGACCTTACGGGAAAATGCGCGCTGATCACCGGCGCGTCGGGCGGCATTGGCGGGTCCATCGCCAAGGCGCTGCACCAGGCGGGCGCCACGGTGGGGCTGTCGGGCACCCGCGAGGCGCCGCTTCAGGCGCTGGCCGAAGAGCTGGGCGAGCGTGCCTTCGTGCTGCCCTGCAACCTCTCGGATGCCGAGGCCGTGGCGGCGCTGCCGAAACAGGCGGCGGAGGCCATGGGCAGCGTCGACATTCTGGTGAACAATGCCGGCATCACCCGCGACAACCTCTTCATGCGGATGTCGGACGAGGAATGGCAGTCGGTGCTGGACGTGAACCTCACCGCGACCTTCAAACTCTGCAAGGGCGTGCTGCGCGGCATGATGAAGGCGCGCTGGGGCCGGATCGTGAACATCTCTTCCATCGTGGGCGCCACCGGCAATCCCGGCCAGGGCAACTATGCCGCCGCCAAGGCCGGCATGGTGGGCATGTCGAAATCGCTCGCCTATGAGGTCGCGTCGCGCGGGGTGACGGTGAATGCCGTCGCGCCGGGCTTTATCGAGACCGCGATGACCGACAAGCTCAACGACGACCAGAAGGCCGCGATCATGGGGCAGATTCCCGCCGGGCGCATGGGCTCGCCCGAGGAAATCGCCGCCGCCGTGCTCTACCTTTCGAGCGCCGAGGCCGGTTACGTGACGGGCTCGACCCTGCACGTAAACGGTGGCATGGCGATGCTGTAAGGGCAGGGGCGGAAAGCATTTGCCAAGCGGTCGCCTTATGGTATAGGCGCGCAAGGAATGAGGCCGGGGGGCGCGGTTTACCGCGTTGCAAGGCCGGTCCCGGGCATCCGGGAAGAGCCGCCCGTCTCGGGCGTGAAAAGCCTCCACCCCGGTGGGGCAAGGGCAGAACGGGGCCGCGGGCCCGGAGAAATGTGAGGACGGAATAATGAGCGATATCCCTGATCGCGTGCGCAAGATCGTTGTCGAGCATCTCGGCGTGGAAGAGGACAAGGTGACCGAGAGCGCGTCGTTCATCGACGATCTGGGCGCAGACAGCCTCGACACCGTCGAACTGGTCATGGCCTTCGAGGAAGAGTTCGGGATCGAGATTCCGGACGATGCGGCCGAGACCATCCAGACCTTCGGCGATGCGGTGAAGTTCATCAAGGAAGCGTCGTAAGGCGCTTTCCGGAGCCTCCGGACTATTGTAGCGGCGTCCCTTGCGGGCGCCGTTTCGCGTTTTTTGGGGGGAGTGTGGTGGTCGGAACTACAGATCGCCGATTTATGGGCGCCATGCTAGGGCGAGCCGCGCCATCGCCGGCCCGTGGGTGGCGATCTCAGCTCTGAACCTCTCGATTTATCCCGGCCAAGTCCGAAAGACCTTAACACGCAGCGCTGTTGTCACCAAATCGCCAGCCCGGGGGACGGGCCGGCGATGGCGCGGCGGCTTCGCCTTGATTCCGCGCCAGGGCACCGCTCAAATGTAGGGTGGGCAAGTGGTCACCAGCCATCTTCGGAAGGGGTCAGACGTGAAGCACATGGGCCGCACCCCAAGAGCGCGGCCCACCACGATCACCCGTCGAAATCGACCTCTTCGATGAGCCGCAGCGCCTCGGCGCGGTGATCGGCGAGCTCCATCAGGTTCACGTCATCGGCGGTGAAGCTGCCCCAGCTCTTCACCAGATCGTCCGCCTCGGTGCCCGGCGCGACGGGGTATTCATAGTTGGCATGGGCATAGATCTCCTGCGCCTCGGGCGAGGTGAGGAATTCCATCATCTTCAGTGCGTTCTCGCGGTTCGGCGCCGCTTTGGTCATCGCCACGCCCGAGATATTCTCATGCGTGCCGCCGCCCTCGAAGACCGGGAACAGCACATTGACCGATTCCGCCCATTCCACCTGCTCGGGATCGTTCAGCATCTGGCCCATGTAATAGGTGTTGCCGAGCGCGATATCGCATTCGCCGGCCCAGACCGCGCGGACCTGCGCCCGGTCGTTGCCCTGCGGCTTGCGCGCCAGATTGGCCTTGAGCCCTTCGAGCCAGGCCTTCGTCTCTTCCTCGCCATGGTGGTAGAGATAGGCCGCCGCCAGCGCGACGTTATAAGGATGCGTGCCCGAGCGGGTGCAGAGGCGCCCGCGCCATTTCGGATCGGCAAGATCCTCGTATGTGGTCACCTCGGAGGGATCGACCCGCTCCTTGGAGGCATAGGCGATGCGCGCCCGCGTCGTCAGACCGAACCACTGGTTGCCCGGGTCGCGATATTGCGCCGGCACGTTTTCCTCCAGCACGGCGCTTTCCACCGGCTGGGTCACGCCGGCATTCACGATGGCCGAGAGCCGCGCGATATCGACGGTAAAGACCAGATCGGCGGGCGAGCGGTCGCCCTCGGCCTGCAACCGTTCCACCAGACCGTTGCTGAGATAGGCGACATTGACGTCGATGCCCGTGGCCTCGGTGAAAGCGTCGGTCAGCGGCGCCAGCAGCTCCGGCTGGCGGTAGGAATAGAGGTTGACCTCTTCGGCCAGGGCCGGGCTGGCGGCAGCGAGCAGGGCGATGGCGGTGGATGCAAGGCGCATAAGGTTGACTCCGGTCTTGCGGTTACAATTGCCGGATAGAAACCCGATTAAAACTGTCAGGTCAATCTTTGTGCACAGCTTTCAGGCGTTTTTCTCTTTTTCCCGGCGCTTTTCCGCATCCCAGAGCGCGTCCATCTCCTCCAGCGTGCTGTCCTCCGGGCGGCGGCCCTTTTTGGCCAGCGCTGCCTCGACCGCGCCGAAGCGGCGGGTGAACTTGGCATTGGTGGCGCGCAGCGCGGCCTCCGGGTCGATCTTCATATGCCGTGCGAGATTGGCCATGACAAAGAGCAGATCGCCGAATTCCTCCTCGATATGGTCCGGCTCGGTGGCCTCGCGCAGCTCCTGCGCCTCCTCGACGATCTTGTCGATCACCTGATCGGTCGACGGCCAATCGAACCCCACCCGTGCCGCACGCTTTTGCAGCTTCACCGCGCGCAGCAGCGCCGGCAGGCCCATGGCCACCCCGTCGAGCACGCCCTTTTCCGCCTTGGCCGCGCGCTCCTGCGCCTTGATCGCCTCCCAGTCGGCGGTTTGCTGCTCCGGCGTCTTGGCGTTCGACTCGTCGCCGAACACATGCGGGTGCCGCGCCACCATCTTGTCCGACATGGTGTCGGCCACCTCGTCGAAGCTGAAAAGGCCCTTTTCGCTCGCCATCTGCGCGTGAAACACCGACTGGAACAGCAGATCGCCCAGCTCGCCCTTCAGCTCGCTCCAGGCCTCACGCTCGATCGCATCGGCGACCTCATAGGCCTCTTCGATCGTGTAGGGCGCGATGGAGGCGAAATCCTGCTCGATATCCCAGGGACAGCCGGTTTCAGGATCGCGCAGCCGCCGCATGATCTCCAGCAGCCGCGGCATTCCGCCCTTGGGGTTGTGGATCAGATCGTCGCTCATGGACTTCCCCCGCATTTCGGTATTGGGTTCTGTCCTGCGACATGCATCTCCCGGAGTCCACCCATGCCCATCGTCAACCGCATCGCCGATTACGCCGGAGAGATGAAAACCTGGCGCCGCCATCTGCACCGCCACCCGGAGCTGAGCCTCGATTGCCACGAGACAGCCGCCTTCGTGGTCGGCAAGCTGCGGGAATTCGGTATTTCGGATATACACGAAGGGATCGCGCAAAGCGGCGTCGTGGCGGTGATCGAGGGGCAGGGCGACGGGCCGGTGACCGGGCTGCGCGCCGATATGGACGCGCTGCCGATGGAGGAGGAAACCGGGGCGGACTACGCCTCCGAAGTGCCGGGGCGGATGCATGCCTGCGGTCATGACGGCCATACGACGATGCTGCTGGGCGCGGCGAAATACCTCGCCGAGACGCGGAAATTCGCGGGTAAGGTGGTGCTGATCTTTCAGCCGGCGGAAGAGACCATCGGCGGCGGGCGCATCATGGTCGAGGAAGGCATCATGGAGCGTTTCGGCGTCGAGGAGGTCTATGCGCTGCATACCGATCCCTCGCGCCCGCTGGGCGAGATCGCCACGCGCACCGGCCCGCTGATGGCGGCGGTGGACGATTTCGAGCTGCACCTCACCGGGCGCGGCGGCCATGCGGCGCATCCCGACACCTGTATCGACCCGATCCCCTGCGCGCTGGCCATCGGTCAGGCGCTGCAAACCGTGCCCGCGCGCAACACCGATCCGCTGGAATCGCTGGTGGTGTCGCTGACCGTGGTGCAGACGGGCTCGGCCACCAATGTGATCCCGGAAACCGCCTATCTGGCCGGCACCGTGCGCAGCTTCGATCCCGGCATTCGCGACATGGCGGAA
The window above is part of the Salipiger abyssi genome. Proteins encoded here:
- the alr gene encoding alanine racemase — protein: MAQAQLSIDLAAIRANWRALANLTTGEAGAVVKANAYGLGVERVAPALAEEGARRFFVAVAEEGVAVRRALGPGPEICVFSGHMQGDAEIIRDHKLVPMVNSIDQMLRHVEALPGHPFGIQLDSGMNRLGMEPAEWSALRDIALAQSPVLVMSHLACADTPDHGMNAFQLRSFREMTDGIEAPRSLSATGGILLGPDYHFEVTRPGVGLYGGMPFSEAQPVVELMLPVIQTRDVAPGEAVGYGNAFVARVPTRVATVAAGYADGIHRALAPKGYLWAGRTRCKILGRVSMDLITVDVTALSELPEHLELLGRNQTVDMVADAIGTIGYEVLTALGARYSRSYLGA
- a CDS encoding Fe(3+) ABC transporter substrate-binding protein codes for the protein MRLASTAIALLAAASPALAEEVNLYSYRQPELLAPLTDAFTEATGIDVNVAYLSNGLVERLQAEGDRSPADLVFTVDIARLSAIVNAGVTQPVESAVLEENVPAQYRDPGNQWFGLTTRARIAYASKERVDPSEVTTYEDLADPKWRGRLCTRSGTHPYNVALAAAYLYHHGEEETKAWLEGLKANLARKPQGNDRAQVRAVWAGECDIALGNTYYMGQMLNDPEQVEWAESVNVLFPVFEGGGTHENISGVAMTKAAPNRENALKMMEFLTSPEAQEIYAHANYEYPVAPGTEADDLVKSWGSFTADDVNLMELADHRAEALRLIEEVDFDG
- a CDS encoding acyl carrier protein; protein product: MSDIPDRVRKIVVEHLGVEEDKVTESASFIDDLGADSLDTVELVMAFEEEFGIEIPDDAAETIQTFGDAVKFIKEAS
- a CDS encoding cytochrome b/b6 domain-containing protein, encoding MPLANSPTTYGPVARAFHWLIALGILLMIPLGWIAHLAPMQDADQIALKTTLFSVHKTLGVALFLLALGRILWALVQPKPVPLHPHRKGETLLAEAIHWVLYAALVLVPLSGWVEHAATDGFAPILWPLGQNLPFVPTSPQLAETAATVHFLSQWALVGALVLHIVGALKHTLIDRDATLARMARGTPAGGEGHGHGFALPLALALLVWAGVLGGGAAAGYFAQDERAESPALEQAASDWQVQEGTLSISLVQMGSEVTGSFADWTAAIAFEPQAAPGKTGEVTVTISIPSLTLGSVTSQALGPDFFAAETHPTATFQADLMNAADGYVAEGTLTLKGAEVPVSLPFSLTLDGDTAEMSGRTTLDRMNYGIGENMADAGQLSHEVEVIVELTATRSAE
- a CDS encoding orotate phosphoribosyltransferase — its product is MIPSSYPSPEEMARLTARMLWEIGAVHFMENGTPFKLASGLPSPVYIDCRKPNSFPRVRSTLMDFLTVTVMRNAGFEAFDNIAGGETAGIPFAAMVAERMALPMTYVRKKPKGYGRNARIEGVMTEGQRVLLVEDLTTDGGSKLSFVDAIRETGATCAHTAVIFYYGIFPETTKTLGDHGVDLHYLCTWHDVLAEAKARGGFDAETLNAVEAFLADPRKWQAENGA
- the fabD gene encoding ACP S-malonyltransferase translates to MSRAFIFPGQGAQAIGMGRALAEAYPAAQAVFDEVDAALGEKLSALIWEGDAETLTLTENAQPALMATSMAALRALEVEGIQVGSASFVAGHSLGEYSALTAAGALSIADAARLLRTRGLAMQQAVPVGEGAMAALLGLDLAAAREVAEAAAAPGEVCAAANDNDPGQVVISGSKAAVERAVELAKEKGAKRALMLPVSAPFHCALMAPAAEVMAEALAGVEIKAPSVPLVANVRAAAVTDPAEIRALLVEQVTGSVRWRESVEYMVAQGVTEFWEIGAGKALSGMVRRIHRAAAVQAVGTPEDVAKVLEAASA
- the mazG gene encoding nucleoside triphosphate pyrophosphohydrolase — protein: MSDDLIHNPKGGMPRLLEIMRRLRDPETGCPWDIEQDFASIAPYTIEEAYEVADAIEREAWSELKGELGDLLFQSVFHAQMASEKGLFSFDEVADTMSDKMVARHPHVFGDESNAKTPEQQTADWEAIKAQERAAKAEKGVLDGVAMGLPALLRAVKLQKRAARVGFDWPSTDQVIDKIVEEAQELREATEPDHIEEEFGDLLFVMANLARHMKIDPEAALRATNAKFTRRFGAVEAALAKKGRRPEDSTLEEMDALWDAEKRREKEKNA
- a CDS encoding replicative DNA helicase, whose translation is MNDHSVFNPAGVEVEQAETMPHSIEAEQQLLGAILTNNDIYDRVAAILSPHHFYEPVHARIFEIAAARIAKNNLASPVTLKAFMEDDDGLKELGGPAYLARLAGAAVSSFAVRDYAQMIYDLAVRRDLIALGRDISSKASKVDVKSEPREQIVEAEQALYKLAEQGQTEGGFQSFLRAVTDAVNVANAAYQRDGGLAGISTGLVDMDKKLGGLHPSDLLILAGRPSMGKTSLATNIAFNIAKAYKRGQKHDGSEGAIDGGVVGFFSLEMSAEQLASRILAEASEISSHKIRQGDMDEKEFRRFVDAAKELEACPLYIDDTPALPISQVAARARRLKRTHGLDLIIVDYLQLLRGTADNRVQEIAEISMGLKAIAKELNIPVIALSQLSRQVESRDDKRPQLSDLRESGSIEQDADVVMFVFREEYYVEREKPSDDRLDEMAAWQEKMSRLHGKAEVIIGKQRHGPIGTVELAFESQFTRFGNLVKPWQQDGEAF
- the pyrC gene encoding dihydroorotase; this translates as MTQITLRRPDDWHLHLRDGEMLRAMAPETARHFCRAIIMPNLVPPVVTGDQAAAYRERILAALPEGSGFTPLMTLYLTETTDPADVAKAHEDGLITALKLYPAGATTNSASGVRDFDKVRPVLETMADRGIPLCVHGEVVDPEVDIFDREAVFIDRVLDPIRRSTPGLRVVMEHITTKDGADYARAGGADLGATITTHHLVINRNHILVGGIKPHYYCLPVAKREIHRQALLAAATGGEACFFLGTDSAPHTDPNKESACGCAGCFTATNTLSILAEVFEQAGALDRLEGFASLNGPRFYRLPANEDTLTLTKGAPVQYPPKIETGEGPVTVFDPGFPLHWRVE
- the fabG gene encoding 3-oxoacyl-ACP reductase FabG codes for the protein MFDLTGKCALITGASGGIGGSIAKALHQAGATVGLSGTREAPLQALAEELGERAFVLPCNLSDAEAVAALPKQAAEAMGSVDILVNNAGITRDNLFMRMSDEEWQSVLDVNLTATFKLCKGVLRGMMKARWGRIVNISSIVGATGNPGQGNYAAAKAGMVGMSKSLAYEVASRGVTVNAVAPGFIETAMTDKLNDDQKAAIMGQIPAGRMGSPEEIAAAVLYLSSAEAGYVTGSTLHVNGGMAML